In Suricata suricatta isolate VVHF042 chromosome 14, meerkat_22Aug2017_6uvM2_HiC, whole genome shotgun sequence, one DNA window encodes the following:
- the LOC115277697 gene encoding glutathione S-transferase theta-1-like, which produces MPLELFLDLYSPPCRAIYIFARKNGIPFEFRPVELGRAEHLKPEFLKVNPLGKVPALRDGDFLLAESVAILLYLSRKYQTAPCWYPPELQARARVDEYLAWQHTAIQLPATNVYLCKSLLPHFSGQPVDTVRLDQLLGRLKPALQHMDQEVLVARPFLATEQVSLADLMAFTELMQPTAVGCDIFRDWPRLAAWRARVEAALGPELVQEAHKRVLQPRDPRDAQRDPQLAQELVHRVQERLG; this is translated from the exons ATGCCGCTGGAGCTCTTTCTGGACCTGTACTCGCCCCCCTGCCGTGCCATTTACATTTTCGCCAGGAAGAATGGCATTCCCTTTGAGTTTCGGCCTGTGGAGCTAGGGCGAG CGGAGCACCTGAAGCCTGAATTCTTGAAGGTTAACCCCCTGGGGAAGGTACCTGCCCTGAGGGATGGAGACTTTCTGTTGGCTGAGAG TGTGGCCATCCTTTTATACTTGAGCCGCAAGTACCAGACGGCGCCATGCTGGTACCCACCTGAACTGCAGGCCCGTGCCCGCGTCGACGAGTACCTGGCGTGGCAGCACACTGCCATCCAGCTACCTGCCACCAACGTCTACCTGTGTAAG TCCCTCCTGCCCCACTTCTCGGGGCAGCCCGTGGACACCGTGCGGCTAGACCAGCTGTTGGGGAGGCTGAAACCAGCCCTGCAGCACATGGATCAGGAGGTCCTGGTGGCCAGGCCCTTCCTGGCCACTGAGCAGGTCTCCCTAGCCGATCTGATGGCATTCACGGAGCTGATGCAG CCCACTGCTGTTGGCTGTGACATCTTCCGAGACTGGCCCCGGCTGGCAGCTTGGCGAGCCCGAGTAGAGGCTGCCCTGGGCCCTGAGCTTGTCCAGGAAGCCCACAAGCGTGTGCTACAGCCTCGGGACCCCAGAGACGCCCAGCGGGACCCCCAGCTGGCACAGGAGCTGGTGCATCGGGTGCAGGAGCGGCTCGGCTGA
- the LOC115277959 gene encoding glutathione S-transferase theta-2B-like — MVLELYLDLLSQPCRAVYIFAMKNRIPFELRTVELLKGHLLSREFSQINILQKVPTLKDGDFILTESAAILIYLSLQYQTADHWYPSELRARVRVHEYLGWHADCIRGTFGVPLWTQVLAPLIGIHVTEEKVERNKAAMARALQQLEDKFLGYWDFLNSQQVTLADIMALEELMQPVALGWDLFEGRPKLAAWRERVEAFLGTDLCQETRGRILNILEQAANKTVPQPVPEVYPYMLFRISRIP; from the exons ATGGTTCTGGAGCTCTACCTGGACCTGCTGTCCCAGCCCTGCCGCGCCGTCTACATTTTTGCCATGAAGAACCGCATCCCCTTCGAGCTGCGCACAGTGGAGCTGCTCAAAG GGCACCTCTTGAGCAGGGAGTTCTCCCAGATTAACATCCTGCAGAAGGTTCCCACCCTCAAGGATGGCGACTTCATCTTGACTGAAAG CGCCGCCATCTTGATTTACTTGAGCCTTCAGTACCAGACGGCAGACCACTGGTACCCATCTGAACTTCGGGCCCGGGTTCGTGTCCACGAGTACCTGGGCTGGCACGCTGACTGCATCCGTGGCACCTTTGGCGTGCCCTTGTGGACCCAG GTGTTGGCACCACTCATTGGTATCCATGTGACTGAGGAGAAGGTGGAGCGCAACAAGGCCGCCATGGCTCGGGCTCTGCAGCAGCTGGAGGACAAGTTCCTGGGGTACTGGGACTTCCTCAACAGCCAGCAGGTGACGTTGGCCGACATCATGGCGCTGGAGGAGCTGATGCAG CCTGTGGCTCTTGGCTGGGACCTTTTTGAGGGACGGCCGAAACTGGCAGCATGGCGTGAGCGAGTGGAGGCTTTCTTGGGTACTGATCTGTGCCAGGAGACCCGTGGCCGCATCTTGAACATCCTGGAGCAGGCAGCCAACAAAACAGTCCCACAGCCTGTACCAGAAGTCTACCCGTATATGCTATTTCGTATTTCCAGGATCCCCTGA